A genomic segment from Myxococcus stipitatus encodes:
- a CDS encoding Gfo/Idh/MocA family protein: MARTNVSERIRVGIIGASPQWGWATYAHLPALQTLPRFRVTAVSTTRQQSADETARRFDVPHAFASHEPLVEHPEVDLVVVSVRAAEHARLVRAALAAKKHVFCEWPLGASLEETTELAERARAAGVRTVIGLQRRLAPGARYLRDLIQEGYVGKVRSATLQVSTAMLGLQRPKAYDYTADVTQGANALATITAHFLDTVLAAVGDVESLSGLVTRQFEHTTLAETGEVIPVTAPDQVLIHGTLASGAVLSAHVEAGKRNGGVISATITGTEGDLVLSQDLTVSGARGDNQPLAPLPTPEKYFWSPRGSLSDDAHQTAQLYAAFARDVDEGTSFAPGFEHALALHRLLNTVAESSRTGQRLPVR, encoded by the coding sequence ATGGCCAGGACGAACGTGTCGGAGCGGATCCGCGTGGGCATCATCGGGGCGAGCCCCCAATGGGGTTGGGCGACGTATGCGCACCTGCCCGCGCTCCAGACGTTGCCGCGCTTTCGCGTGACGGCGGTGAGCACGACGCGGCAGCAGAGCGCGGACGAGACGGCGCGCCGCTTCGACGTGCCGCACGCCTTCGCGAGCCACGAGCCGCTGGTGGAGCACCCGGAGGTGGACCTGGTGGTGGTCTCCGTGCGCGCGGCGGAGCATGCGCGGCTGGTGCGCGCGGCCCTGGCCGCGAAGAAGCACGTGTTCTGCGAGTGGCCGCTGGGGGCGTCGCTGGAGGAGACGACGGAGCTGGCGGAGCGGGCCCGGGCGGCGGGCGTGCGCACGGTCATCGGGCTCCAGCGGAGGCTCGCGCCCGGGGCGCGCTACCTGCGCGACCTCATCCAGGAGGGGTACGTGGGCAAGGTGCGCTCGGCGACGCTGCAGGTCTCCACGGCGATGCTCGGCCTCCAGCGCCCCAAGGCCTACGACTACACGGCGGACGTCACCCAGGGCGCCAACGCCCTGGCCACCATCACCGCGCACTTCCTCGACACGGTGCTGGCCGCGGTGGGCGACGTGGAGAGCCTGTCCGGCCTCGTCACGCGGCAGTTCGAGCACACCACGCTCGCCGAGACGGGCGAGGTCATCCCCGTCACCGCGCCGGACCAGGTGCTCATCCACGGGACACTGGCGAGCGGCGCCGTGCTGTCCGCCCACGTCGAGGCGGGCAAGCGCAATGGCGGCGTCATCTCCGCCACCATCACCGGCACGGAGGGAGACCTGGTGCTCTCGCAGGACCTCACCGTGTCCGGCGCGCGCGGTGACAACCAGCCGCTCGCCCCGCTGCCCACGCCGGAGAAGTACTTCTGGAGTCCGCGGGGCTCGCTGTCCGACGACGCGCACCAGACGGCCCAGCTCTACGCCGCCTTCGCCAGGGACGTCGACGAGGGCACGTCGTTCGCGCCGGGCTTCGAGCACGCGCTCGCGCTGCACCGGCTGTTGAACACCGTCGCGGAGTCGTCGCGCACGGGGCAGCGGCTCCCGGTCCGCTGA
- a CDS encoding TetR/AcrR family transcriptional regulator, which produces MPRASVRDRLLAAGLETLRQQGFNGCGVQDITDAAGVPKGSFYNHFDSKEALGAAVVDHYMQVGESQWKRLEDASLSPLRRLRAYFAEQVDTLVAGRFECGCLLANFAAELADHSPAIRERVAASFAAWSGRIAKVLGEAQAQGEVAQDVPPDMLATFMLGAWEGAVLRSRVTKDRAALDAFLRLAFDRSLEAGTPACSQGAAQARTPD; this is translated from the coding sequence ATGCCGAGAGCCAGCGTTCGCGACAGGTTGCTCGCCGCCGGTCTGGAGACGCTGCGTCAGCAGGGCTTCAACGGCTGCGGCGTCCAGGACATCACCGACGCCGCCGGCGTGCCGAAGGGGTCGTTCTACAACCACTTCGACAGCAAGGAGGCGCTGGGCGCGGCGGTCGTCGACCACTACATGCAGGTGGGCGAGTCGCAGTGGAAGCGGCTCGAGGACGCGTCGCTGTCGCCGCTGCGCCGGCTGCGCGCGTACTTCGCGGAGCAGGTGGACACGCTCGTGGCGGGCCGGTTCGAGTGTGGCTGCCTGCTGGCGAACTTCGCCGCGGAGCTGGCCGACCACAGCCCCGCCATCCGCGAGCGCGTCGCCGCTTCCTTCGCGGCGTGGTCCGGCCGCATCGCGAAGGTGTTGGGCGAGGCGCAGGCCCAGGGCGAGGTCGCCCAGGACGTCCCCCCGGACATGCTCGCCACGTTCATGCTCGGCGCCTGGGAGGGCGCGGTGCTGCGCAGCCGCGTGACGAAGGACCGCGCCGCGCTGGATGCCTTCCTGCGCCTCGCCTTCGACCGCTCCCTGGAGGCGGGGACTCCCGCCTGCTCCCAGGGCGCGGCTCAGGCTCGGACCCCGGACTGA